A single window of Candidatus Binatota bacterium DNA harbors:
- a CDS encoding glycosyl hydrolase, whose product MLYAVAVVLLVALCTLGGLLWTAVHYRRIETRADPGLFPPVSCPDDCDAIATDLVQQMSLGEKLAQLSGDLSTRRFSFRYVASLLLGHGVPLAYSGYNRRLGIPPLSFSDGPRGVGVGRGKTCFPVTMARGATFNPALEQQVGMAMGRELRASGANYSGAVCVNLLRHPGWGRAQETYGEDSYHLGEMGLALTRGLQSRNVMACVKHFALNSIENSRFYVDVNVDERSLREVYLPHFRKIVEQGQVASVMSAYNKFRGEYCGHSRELLTDILRDDWGFKGFVTSDWMHGVRDGVKGIRAGLDLEMPSPVRYGKPLLAALRRGELSEADIDARVHPVLRTRLWYALAPDTEDYDAQLLACDDHVRLARRVAEESMVLLKNDGVLPLDPARVRRLGVFGQLAALENTGDRGSSAVAAPRVVTPLEGLSSYMQEQGGEVVFADGKDTDAARVVAEGVDAAVVVVGLTWADEGEWFVLQPEKKAAARRLKFIGGGGDRTSLRLRARDEALIAEVAAVQPHTVVVCVGGSAVDVSWREQVAAILFSFYSGMEGGHALASLLFGDANPSGRLPFTIPESDADLPEFLPFAESATYGPLHGYSLFEKKALPVAYPFGHGLGYSEFSLSELEVDTRSDDWTVTVTLVNCGDVSGAEVVQVYLAFPESAVDRPPKKLAAFQKVLLSAGQRATVTMVVDAQARQVYDPDAGEWVMPDEPVELLVGRSSADISLRHTFLP is encoded by the coding sequence GTGCTCTACGCCGTTGCTGTCGTCTTACTCGTAGCTCTCTGCACGCTGGGTGGCCTGCTGTGGACCGCTGTTCACTACCGCAGGATAGAGACGCGGGCCGACCCCGGGTTGTTTCCGCCGGTGAGCTGCCCCGACGACTGCGACGCGATCGCGACCGACCTCGTGCAACAGATGAGCCTGGGCGAAAAGCTGGCGCAGCTTTCGGGCGACCTGTCGACGCGGCGTTTCTCGTTTCGCTACGTGGCCAGCTTGTTGCTGGGCCACGGAGTCCCCTTGGCGTACAGCGGCTACAATCGGCGCCTGGGGATTCCGCCGCTGTCCTTTTCCGACGGGCCAAGGGGCGTGGGCGTGGGTCGGGGCAAGACCTGCTTTCCGGTCACCATGGCTCGCGGGGCCACCTTCAATCCCGCCCTGGAGCAGCAGGTGGGCATGGCCATGGGCCGAGAGCTGCGCGCCTCGGGCGCCAATTACTCGGGCGCGGTTTGCGTGAACCTCTTGCGCCACCCGGGTTGGGGGCGCGCCCAGGAGACCTACGGCGAGGATTCCTACCACCTGGGTGAGATGGGCCTGGCGCTCACCCGTGGCCTGCAGTCGCGTAACGTGATGGCCTGCGTGAAACACTTTGCGCTCAACAGTATCGAGAACTCGCGCTTCTATGTTGACGTGAATGTCGACGAGCGTTCGCTGCGCGAAGTTTACCTGCCGCATTTTCGCAAGATCGTCGAGCAGGGGCAGGTGGCCTCGGTGATGAGCGCCTACAATAAGTTTCGCGGCGAGTACTGTGGCCACAGCCGTGAGCTGCTCACTGACATTCTTCGCGATGACTGGGGCTTCAAGGGGTTCGTGACGTCGGACTGGATGCACGGTGTGCGCGATGGCGTCAAGGGCATACGCGCGGGTCTCGACCTGGAGATGCCCAGCCCCGTGCGCTACGGCAAACCGCTGCTGGCAGCGCTCAGGCGCGGTGAGCTGAGCGAAGCTGACATCGACGCGCGCGTGCACCCGGTCTTGCGCACCCGCTTGTGGTACGCGCTGGCGCCCGACACCGAGGACTACGATGCGCAGCTGCTGGCTTGCGATGATCACGTGAGGCTTGCCCGACGCGTGGCCGAGGAGTCGATGGTGCTGCTCAAGAACGACGGGGTGCTGCCACTTGATCCGGCCCGCGTGCGTCGCCTGGGCGTGTTCGGCCAGCTGGCAGCGCTCGAAAATACCGGCGACCGGGGAAGCTCTGCGGTCGCGGCCCCACGGGTGGTGACTCCACTCGAGGGCTTGTCGAGTTACATGCAGGAGCAGGGCGGTGAGGTCGTTTTTGCCGACGGCAAGGATACCGACGCTGCCCGCGTCGTGGCCGAGGGCGTGGACGCGGCAGTCGTGGTCGTGGGCCTGACCTGGGCCGACGAGGGTGAGTGGTTCGTGTTGCAGCCGGAGAAGAAAGCAGCGGCGCGCCGCCTGAAGTTTATCGGTGGCGGCGGCGATCGCACGAGCCTGCGCTTGCGCGCCCGCGACGAGGCATTAATAGCCGAGGTGGCCGCCGTGCAGCCGCACACCGTGGTGGTCTGCGTTGGAGGTAGCGCTGTCGATGTCAGCTGGCGAGAGCAGGTTGCTGCCATACTGTTTTCTTTTTACAGCGGCATGGAGGGAGGCCACGCGCTGGCCTCGTTGTTGTTCGGCGATGCCAATCCGAGCGGTCGTTTGCCGTTTACAATTCCCGAGTCTGACGCTGACCTGCCCGAGTTTCTCCCCTTTGCCGAGAGCGCAACTTACGGACCGCTGCACGGCTACTCGCTGTTTGAAAAGAAAGCGCTACCGGTGGCTTATCCCTTCGGCCACGGGCTCGGCTACAGCGAGTTTTCGTTGTCCGAGCTGGAGGTCGATACCCGGTCGGATGACTGGACGGTGACCGTAACGCTCGTCAATTGCGGTGACGTGAGTGGCGCCGAGGTGGTGCAGGTTTACCTGGCCTTCCCCGAATCGGCGGTCGATCGGCCACCGAAAAAACTCGCCGCCTTCCAGAAGGTGCTGCTGTCTGCCGGCCAACGCGCCACGGTCACCATGGTGGTCGACGCCCAGGCGCGGCAGGTCTACGACCCGGACGCCGGCGAGTGGGTAATGCCCGATGAGCCGGTAGAGCTGTTGGTCGGGAGATCTTCGGCCGATATCTCGCTGCGCCACACCTTTTTACCTTGA